One window of Triticum dicoccoides isolate Atlit2015 ecotype Zavitan chromosome 5A, WEW_v2.0, whole genome shotgun sequence genomic DNA carries:
- the LOC119298505 gene encoding protein TIFY 6a-like, producing MSMEIRSSHHHEEATGNLMRPGSEYPPGMQRGGAPATATHRRQFQPIPAPFMSFRPPTSSTPMTMPHHHQGQLRFHGHHGGSRPFHQPPPGANPGAADGVASTTHQRFTAMSAASRSAVGVYAPSRRIWNPKSTLMTMFYNGAVNVFDVPVDKAQEIMVLASRASVSTPPRPTEIQKPDFHVPGNTRFAVPDPRKTFATHVSTISSRIPAVPQAPMLSKSTPPGYQNYAPDPTTSSGVPSSVVPPVCRASSAQPMQQASSVAVAAAVRPIAVRQSRKASLARFLEKRKDRVSSVTPYQVSKSPLESSRSLGSASTPSRLSSADNAPPSNNCQESMSYVSNDAMSAIPHRVVIELE from the exons AATACCCGCCGGGAATGCAGCGAGGAGGAGCACCTGCGACTGCGACGCACCGGCGGCAGTTCCAGCCCATTCCGGCGCCCTTCATGTCATTCAGGCCGCCCACCTCCAGCACGCCCATGACGATGCCACATCATCATCAG GGGCAGCTCCGGTTCCACGGCCACCACGGCGGATCCAGGCCGTTTCACCAGCCGCCGCCGGGGGCCAACCCAGGTGCCGCCGATGGCGTCGCGTCCACAACTCACCAGCGTTTCACCGCAATGAGCGCCGCGTCCAGGTCTGCGGTTGGCGTCTACGCCCCAAG CCGGCGCATATGGAATCCAAAGTCAACACTGATGACCATGTTCTACAACGGCGCCGTCAACGTGTTCGACGTCCCGGTGGACAAG GCCCAAGAGATTATGGTTTTAGCAAGCAGGGCATCTGTTTCAACCCCACCGAGACCCACTGAAATTCAGAAACCAGACTTCCATGTCCCTGGCAATACCAGATTTGCAGTGCCCGACCCGAGGAAGACCTTTGCAACTCATGTATCCACCATTTCAAGTCGAATCCCCGCTGTACCACAAGCTCCGATGCTCTCCAAGAGCACGCCGCCAGGCTACCAAAATTACGCTCCTGATCCGACAACATCTTCAGGCGTACCGTCATCAGTTGTTCCTCCGGTATGCCGGGCATCCTCAGCGCAACCGATGCAACAAGCATCTTCAGTTGCCGTCGCAGCAGCCGTTAGGCCAATAG CTGTCCGTCAATCTCGGAAAGCATCTCTTGCCCGATTCTTGGAAAAGCGAAAAGATAG AGTTTCAAGTGTCACGCCATACCAGGTTTCAAAGAGCCCGCTAGAGAGCAGTCGAAGCTTGGGCAGTGCGAGCACTCCAAGCAGGTTATCTAGTGCAGACAATGCTCCACCCAGCAACAACTGCCAGGAGTCTATGAGCTATGTTAGCAATGACGCTATGTCAGCAATTCCTCATAGGGTAGTTATAGAGTTGGAATGA